From Virgibacillus ihumii, the proteins below share one genomic window:
- a CDS encoding DUF4422 domain-containing protein, translated as MSTNVYVAHHKEGYFLQTDEITPIHVGKGKGNKDLGITGDDTGDNISAKNDNYCEMTALYWIWKNGQHADSTGLMHYRRFFDFADKYNDHPQTEVFLDGQVFDFEKYGEETSEKIEALMDEYDIILPEPHTMPFSVESNYKDVHHSEDLDILRQIINEKHPSYIDAFDTCMKRESFYLFNMFVAKQHIFEQYAEWVFDVLFELEDRIDIRYYNVYQARIFGFLTERLLGVFMEKYLQDHPETNVKHLKVLNLAGAVTLPFPDIDLSDVKDDDINIVVSSDKNYVPHLSALFASIEENASPDHRYNIFILSSNIDVNSLNNVRQILTGGNKNIQMHVIPVDNFFDTGFRSNQTLPSSATYNRFVIFYLLKDLKRILYLDSDMVVLDDLVDLFHTDMGEYPLAAVPDYIMTRCLNIKVNLPDGYPDLYTYLKTSLQMDKDDIAKYFNAGLMLINFENMNPEMVGSELMEETEGKKYYFQDQDILNKYFRKNFMLLPSEYNVFNSSDQEFANIPWTSMKKVQQAKQNPKIIHFAASHNKPWKHVGVPFDYYYWRYLRKTPYYERVMLSMKKQERSMVDALEETLTSKRMLNAVKRTAKNKLRNTVVHRVYHKVKTRG; from the coding sequence ATGAGCACGAATGTTTATGTCGCACATCATAAAGAAGGATATTTCCTGCAGACTGATGAAATTACACCAATTCATGTCGGCAAGGGAAAAGGGAATAAAGACCTTGGCATTACAGGTGACGATACCGGCGACAATATTTCCGCAAAGAACGACAACTATTGTGAAATGACGGCACTGTACTGGATTTGGAAAAATGGTCAGCATGCCGATAGCACCGGGTTGATGCATTACAGACGTTTTTTTGACTTTGCCGACAAATACAACGACCATCCGCAAACCGAGGTGTTTTTGGATGGGCAGGTGTTTGATTTTGAAAAATACGGTGAAGAGACTTCTGAAAAGATTGAGGCCCTGATGGACGAATATGATATTATCCTGCCTGAACCGCATACGATGCCGTTTTCGGTTGAATCCAATTACAAGGATGTCCATCACTCGGAAGATTTAGATATTTTACGCCAAATCATCAACGAAAAGCATCCGTCATACATCGATGCTTTTGATACGTGTATGAAGCGGGAATCGTTTTACCTGTTCAATATGTTTGTCGCTAAACAGCACATCTTTGAACAATATGCGGAATGGGTATTTGACGTTTTGTTCGAACTGGAAGACCGGATCGATATCCGCTATTACAACGTATATCAGGCACGGATATTCGGATTTCTGACCGAGCGGCTGCTTGGTGTATTTATGGAAAAATATTTGCAGGATCATCCGGAAACGAACGTGAAGCACCTGAAAGTGTTAAATCTGGCCGGGGCCGTAACGCTGCCTTTTCCAGACATCGACTTAAGTGATGTAAAAGATGATGATATCAATATTGTCGTCAGTTCGGACAAAAATTATGTGCCGCACTTGAGCGCACTGTTTGCTTCGATTGAGGAGAATGCCAGTCCGGATCATCGCTATAACATTTTCATCCTGTCATCCAACATTGATGTGAACAGCCTGAACAATGTACGGCAGATTTTAACCGGCGGCAATAAAAATATACAGATGCATGTCATTCCGGTGGATAATTTCTTTGATACAGGATTCCGAAGCAACCAAACATTACCGTCGTCGGCAACGTACAATCGCTTCGTTATTTTCTATCTGCTGAAGGATTTGAAGCGGATATTATATTTGGATTCAGATATGGTTGTATTGGACGACCTTGTCGACTTATTCCATACGGACATGGGTGAGTATCCGCTCGCTGCCGTGCCGGACTATATTATGACAAGATGTTTGAATATTAAGGTGAATCTGCCGGACGGTTATCCGGATTTGTATACGTATTTAAAGACGAGCCTGCAGATGGATAAAGATGATATCGCAAAATACTTCAATGCAGGGCTGATGCTGATTAACTTTGAAAACATGAATCCGGAAATGGTCGGTAGTGAATTGATGGAAGAGACGGAAGGGAAAAAATACTACTTCCAGGATCAGGATATTTTGAATAAATATTTCCGGAAAAATTTCATGCTGCTGCCGTCGGAATACAATGTCTTCAACAGCTCAGACCAGGAGTTTGCTAATATTCCGTGGACAAGCATGAAAAAGGTCCAGCAGGCGAAACAAAACCCGAAAATCATTCACTTTGCCGCATCACATAACAAACCATGGAAGCATGTTGGTGTCCCGTTCGATTATTATTACTGGCGTTATCTCAGGAAAACGCCATATTACGAGCGTGTCATGTTAAGCATGAAAAAGCAGGAACGGTCGATGGTCGATGCGCTTGAAGAAACCCTGACATCAAAGCGAATGCTGAATGCCGTAAAACGGACAGCCAAGAACAAACTGCGGAACACCGTTGTACACCGTGTCTACCATAAGGTGAAAACGAGAGGATAG
- the glf gene encoding UDP-galactopyranose mutase yields MYDYLIVGSGLFGSTFAYEAHKRGKKCLVIDKRDHQGGNVYCEDVEGVNVHKYGAHIFHTNNKEIWEYVNQFVEFNRYTNSPIANYQGEIYNMPFNMNTFNKLWGVVTPDEAAAKIEEQKQTAGIDKPKNLEEQAISLVGSDIYEKLIKGYTEKQWGRSCTDLPAFIIKRLPVRFTYDNNYFNDRYQGIPIGGYNKIIEKMLGNTEVQLNTDFFANREELIKKADKVVFTGMIDQYFNYEHGVLEYRSLDFEHEIHDLPNYQGNAVVNYTDRETPYTRMIEHKHFEFGKQDKTVVTKEYPKEWQHGDEPYYPVNDERNNDLYKKYKGLADQQENVIFGGRLGTYKYYDMHQVIGAALQTVKKELDS; encoded by the coding sequence ATGTATGACTATTTAATTGTCGGATCCGGACTGTTTGGTTCCACATTCGCCTATGAGGCACATAAACGGGGGAAAAAGTGCCTTGTCATCGATAAGCGCGATCATCAGGGCGGAAATGTCTATTGTGAAGATGTCGAAGGGGTCAACGTCCATAAATACGGCGCCCATATTTTCCATACGAACAATAAGGAAATCTGGGAATATGTGAATCAGTTTGTGGAATTCAACCGGTACACCAATTCACCAATTGCTAACTACCAGGGTGAAATATACAACATGCCGTTCAACATGAACACGTTCAACAAACTGTGGGGTGTTGTCACACCGGATGAAGCGGCAGCAAAAATTGAAGAACAGAAGCAGACTGCCGGCATCGATAAGCCGAAAAACCTGGAAGAACAGGCGATTTCACTGGTTGGCAGCGATATCTATGAGAAGCTGATCAAAGGCTATACTGAAAAACAATGGGGCCGGTCTTGCACCGATTTGCCGGCGTTCATTATTAAGCGGCTTCCGGTACGGTTTACGTATGACAACAACTACTTCAATGACCGCTATCAGGGAATCCCGATCGGCGGCTACAATAAAATTATTGAAAAAATGCTGGGAAACACCGAAGTACAGCTGAATACGGATTTCTTTGCAAACCGTGAAGAACTCATAAAGAAGGCGGACAAGGTCGTCTTCACCGGCATGATTGATCAGTATTTCAATTATGAACATGGTGTGCTCGAATACCGCAGTCTGGACTTTGAACATGAAATTCACGATTTGCCGAACTATCAGGGCAACGCCGTTGTCAATTATACGGACCGCGAAACACCGTACACCCGAATGATCGAGCATAAACATTTCGAGTTCGGCAAACAGGATAAAACCGTTGTGACAAAAGAGTATCCAAAAGAATGGCAGCATGGTGATGAACCGTACTATCCGGTCAATGACGAACGGAACAATGATCTGTACAAAAAATATAAGGGACTCGCTGATCAGCAGGAGAATGTCATTTTCGGCGGACGCCTTGGAACCTATAAATACTATGATATGCATCAGGTTATCGGAGCAGCATTGCAGACAGTGAAAAAAGAATTGGACAGCTGA
- a CDS encoding glycosyltransferase family 2 protein — MKDISIILVNYNTKLITADAIHSIRKSATSYSYEIILVDNASSDGSVPYLDQTFDEVKIIPNDRNLGFAKANNQGIREAEGRYILLLNSDTLIREDTLDVMTAYMDQRPDIGASGCRVVLSDGQLDKACKRGFPTPSASFFYMTGLSKIFPNSRKINHYHMGYIDEFEEAPVDCLVGAFMMVRKETIDQVGLLDETFFMYGEDIDWCYRIKEAGWKITYNPQTTIIHLKGASDKQKSNKVLYEFHRAMVIFYKKHMLNKYSKPVNIAVYASILAKFILAYLSNLRKRKKGEAA; from the coding sequence ATGAAGGATATCAGTATCATTCTCGTCAATTACAATACGAAACTCATTACGGCGGATGCGATTCATTCGATCCGGAAGTCAGCGACCAGTTATTCGTATGAAATCATTCTGGTCGACAATGCATCATCAGACGGGTCCGTTCCATATCTCGATCAAACGTTTGATGAAGTAAAGATTATCCCGAATGATCGAAATCTCGGCTTTGCCAAGGCGAACAACCAGGGCATCCGGGAAGCAGAGGGACGATATATCCTGCTGCTGAATTCCGATACACTCATCCGGGAAGATACGCTGGATGTGATGACGGCCTACATGGATCAGCGTCCTGACATTGGCGCATCCGGCTGCAGGGTCGTTCTAAGCGACGGACAGCTTGATAAAGCATGCAAGCGGGGCTTTCCAACACCATCAGCGTCATTCTTTTATATGACCGGATTGAGCAAAATTTTTCCGAACAGCAGAAAAATAAACCATTACCATATGGGTTATATAGATGAATTTGAGGAAGCACCTGTCGACTGCCTGGTTGGCGCGTTTATGATGGTGCGTAAGGAAACCATTGATCAGGTTGGCCTGCTCGATGAAACGTTCTTCATGTATGGAGAGGATATTGACTGGTGCTACCGGATAAAAGAGGCCGGATGGAAGATTACCTATAATCCGCAAACAACGATTATCCATCTGAAAGGTGCCAGCGACAAGCAGAAGTCGAACAAAGTATTGTACGAATTCCACCGGGCCATGGTTATTTTTTACAAAAAACACATGCTGAACAAGTATTCGAAACCGGTGAATATCGCAGTATACGCATCAATCCTGGCAAAATTTATACTAGCCTATTTGTCCAATTTACGAAAACGGAAAAAAGGGGAGGCTGCTTAA
- a CDS encoding ABC transporter ATP-binding protein produces MENSIVAQNVTMRYMLSTEKVESVKEYMVRKFKGKMKYNQFTALNDVSFTIEDGDRVGVIGHNGAGKSTLLKIVSGVIRPSEGKVKVNGNIAPLLELGAGFDPDFTGAENIYLNGALLGKSKEFLEARYQEIVDYSELGDFIDVPVKNYSTGMRAKLGFSIATQIDPDILIVDEVLSVGDQKFKKKSFQTMRELMASGKTVIMVSHNLNQIQNMMSKVIWLEKGKVKEFGDAKTVVDKYKASVDNA; encoded by the coding sequence ATGGAAAATAGTATTGTGGCACAAAATGTAACGATGCGATATATGCTTTCTACTGAAAAAGTCGAGAGTGTGAAAGAATATATGGTAAGAAAATTTAAAGGAAAGATGAAGTACAATCAATTCACCGCTTTGAATGATGTGAGTTTCACGATTGAAGATGGCGACAGGGTCGGGGTGATCGGCCATAATGGCGCCGGCAAAAGTACTTTGTTGAAAATCGTGTCGGGAGTAATCCGGCCGTCAGAGGGCAAGGTTAAAGTAAACGGCAATATTGCCCCGCTGCTCGAACTCGGTGCAGGTTTCGATCCGGATTTTACCGGTGCCGAGAACATTTACCTGAATGGCGCATTGCTGGGCAAGTCAAAAGAATTCCTGGAAGCGCGTTATCAGGAAATTGTTGATTACTCGGAACTTGGCGATTTCATCGATGTTCCTGTTAAAAATTATTCAACAGGCATGCGGGCGAAGCTGGGTTTTTCCATCGCAACACAGATTGATCCCGATATTTTGATAGTTGATGAAGTGCTGTCAGTCGGGGATCAGAAGTTCAAGAAAAAAAGTTTTCAAACGATGCGGGAGCTTATGGCAAGCGGCAAAACCGTCATCATGGTTTCCCATAATTTAAATCAGATTCAAAATATGATGAGTAAGGTCATTTGGCTGGAAAAAGGCAAGGTGAAGGAGTTCGGCGATGCTAAAACGGTCGTCGACAAATACAAGGCATCCGTGGACAACGCATAA
- the galU gene encoding UTP--glucose-1-phosphate uridylyltransferase GalU — protein MSKVKKAIIPAAGLGTRFLPATKAMPKEMLPIVDKPTIQYIVEEAIESGIEDIIIVTGKGKRAIEDHFDINFELEDNLMKKGKFEMLEKVQKTANVEIHYIRQKEPKGLGHAVWSARKFIGDEPFAVLLGDDIVQSEKPCLQQLMEQYDETGSSVIGVQKVDHDQTHRYGIIDPSTIEGRRYQVNNFVEKPEKGTAPSNLAIMGRYILNPEIFTFLDKQETGAGGEIQLTDAIHKLNELQNVYAYDFEGRRFDVGEKLGFIKTTIEMAVENDEIKHELQGFLEELLAKEKELS, from the coding sequence ATGAGTAAGGTGAAAAAGGCTATTATTCCTGCAGCGGGACTTGGGACAAGATTTCTTCCGGCAACAAAGGCGATGCCTAAGGAAATGCTGCCGATCGTGGACAAACCAACAATTCAATATATTGTAGAAGAAGCAATTGAATCCGGCATCGAGGATATTATCATCGTAACGGGTAAAGGTAAGCGTGCTATTGAGGATCATTTTGATATTAATTTCGAATTGGAAGACAACCTGATGAAAAAAGGCAAGTTTGAAATGCTTGAAAAGGTACAGAAAACGGCCAATGTCGAAATTCACTATATCCGTCAAAAAGAACCTAAAGGATTGGGACATGCGGTATGGAGCGCGCGCAAATTTATTGGCGATGAGCCATTTGCTGTGTTGCTCGGGGATGATATCGTGCAATCGGAAAAGCCTTGTCTGCAGCAGCTGATGGAACAATATGATGAAACAGGATCATCGGTTATCGGTGTTCAGAAAGTCGATCACGATCAGACACACCGCTATGGGATTATTGATCCGTCAACGATTGAAGGCCGCCGCTACCAGGTAAACAACTTTGTGGAGAAGCCTGAAAAAGGTACCGCACCATCCAACCTTGCCATTATGGGAAGATACATTCTCAATCCGGAAATTTTCACCTTCCTGGACAAGCAGGAGACCGGTGCGGGTGGAGAAATTCAATTGACCGACGCGATTCACAAGCTGAATGAGCTCCAGAATGTGTACGCATATGATTTTGAAGGCAGACGGTTTGATGTCGGGGAAAAACTTGGCTTTATTAAGACAACCATTGAAATGGCTGTTGAAAATGATGAAATAAAACATGAGCTGCAAGGATTTCTTGAAGAGCTTTTGGCAAAAGAGAAAGAATTATCGTAA
- a CDS encoding glycosyltransferase family 2 protein, with amino-acid sequence MKKVAVHIVTFNSEDDIRACLEAVLEQSYPVHSIMVVDNDSHDQTCQVVKSFGGKVALVENKANTGFTGGHNLAIRMNPDVDYVLVLNPDVTLHPDYIKAIVAEMEQDLSIGMATGKLYRDSEAKILDTTGINIKKNFRAYDRGSGESDAGQYDSSTSIFGVSGAAAVYRKEMMDAVSIGNEFYDDHFFAYKEDIDVSWRANITGWKAVFVPDATATHERGWAVSKSRADISLKIRKHSYINRYYFMVKNCPRSTFIRYLPWLLVFELSQNIYIILKEPKTLAMWRDFGSNLKQMRTARRHIQKRRSVSAEKIRTYFKGIW; translated from the coding sequence ATGAAAAAAGTTGCTGTTCATATTGTTACATTTAATAGTGAAGATGATATCAGGGCGTGTTTGGAGGCGGTGTTGGAGCAGTCTTATCCGGTTCACTCCATCATGGTGGTGGACAATGATTCACACGATCAGACATGCCAGGTGGTCAAATCATTCGGTGGTAAGGTGGCCTTAGTCGAAAACAAAGCCAATACCGGGTTTACCGGCGGGCACAACCTTGCTATCCGCATGAACCCTGATGTTGATTATGTGCTGGTGCTGAACCCGGATGTCACACTGCATCCGGACTACATCAAAGCAATTGTCGCAGAAATGGAGCAGGACCTGTCCATCGGGATGGCAACCGGGAAACTGTACAGGGACAGCGAAGCCAAAATACTTGATACGACCGGGATCAACATCAAAAAGAACTTCCGAGCGTATGACCGGGGCTCCGGTGAATCGGATGCCGGGCAGTATGACAGCAGCACATCGATTTTTGGCGTGTCCGGTGCGGCGGCGGTTTACCGCAAAGAAATGATGGACGCGGTCAGCATCGGCAATGAATTTTATGATGACCATTTTTTCGCGTACAAAGAAGATATCGATGTGAGCTGGCGGGCGAACATTACGGGATGGAAAGCAGTTTTCGTGCCGGATGCGACCGCAACACATGAACGAGGATGGGCGGTCAGTAAGAGCCGGGCGGATATCTCGCTTAAAATACGCAAGCACTCATATATCAATCGGTACTATTTCATGGTCAAAAACTGTCCGCGGTCGACGTTTATCCGGTATTTGCCCTGGCTCCTTGTCTTTGAGTTGTCACAGAACATTTACATAATCTTAAAAGAGCCGAAAACCCTTGCCATGTGGCGGGATTTCGGCAGCAATCTGAAGCAGATGCGGACTGCCCGGCGTCATATCCAGAAAAGAAGGTCGGTTTCCGCTGAAAAAATCCGAACATACTTTAAAGGGATTTGGTAG
- a CDS encoding undecaprenyl-phosphate glucose phosphotransferase — translation MIRGREKFLANLYMIVDFLVIHLAFLTAWFIRFVIIYSGDAGFLPFSVYAFWSSMYSIVFILMGMMFSLYVPKRKKRFLFEVAKVIQLHVLSAFFFLSILFLFKTVDFSRIYLFLFFLFALGFTLTYRLIVKVTMNRMRNKGYNKQFALVLGDGMQGKAYCQKLREHPEYGVEIIGYLIDQPAPGDKEKVIGKIHDLDRVLEEKIVDEVVIALPQIRHDNLRYIISVCEKKGVRTTIIPDYYNFLPAKPYIDSIEGIPIINVRDVPLHEVKNVISKRAFDMIFSLFALIITMPVMLIIATGIKMTSRGPVIFKQERTGQDGQPFIMYKFRSMKVKEVDSETTWTPKDTDAKTKFGDFLRKTSLDELPQFYNVLIGNMSVIGPRAERPYFVEKFKEEIPKYMVKHQVRPGITGWAQVNGLRGDTSIRDRINHDIYYIENWSFLLDLKIVLLTIKGGLINNGE, via the coding sequence ATGATTAGAGGAAGAGAAAAATTCCTGGCAAATTTATACATGATCGTGGATTTTCTGGTCATCCACCTGGCATTTCTGACAGCCTGGTTCATTCGCTTTGTCATCATTTACAGCGGTGACGCCGGGTTTCTGCCATTCTCGGTATATGCCTTCTGGAGTTCTATGTACAGTATCGTTTTTATTTTGATGGGGATGATGTTTTCGTTATACGTTCCCAAGCGGAAAAAGCGATTCCTGTTTGAAGTGGCCAAAGTGATCCAGCTGCATGTGCTGAGTGCATTTTTCTTCCTGAGTATTTTGTTTTTATTTAAAACAGTCGACTTTTCACGGATTTACCTGTTCCTGTTTTTCCTGTTCGCCCTCGGATTCACCCTGACATACCGGCTGATCGTAAAAGTAACGATGAACCGGATGCGGAATAAAGGGTACAACAAACAGTTTGCACTGGTTCTGGGCGATGGGATGCAAGGGAAGGCATATTGTCAAAAACTACGGGAGCACCCGGAATATGGTGTGGAAATTATCGGCTATTTAATCGATCAGCCGGCTCCCGGAGACAAGGAAAAAGTGATTGGAAAAATTCATGACCTTGACAGGGTACTGGAAGAAAAAATTGTCGATGAGGTTGTGATTGCGCTGCCGCAAATACGGCATGACAATCTGAGGTACATCATTTCGGTTTGTGAGAAAAAAGGGGTGCGCACCACCATTATTCCGGATTATTATAACTTTCTGCCGGCCAAGCCGTATATCGACAGTATTGAGGGAATCCCGATTATAAACGTTCGTGATGTACCGCTGCATGAGGTGAAAAACGTCATTTCCAAACGGGCGTTTGATATGATCTTCTCCCTGTTTGCGTTAATCATCACAATGCCGGTTATGCTGATCATTGCCACTGGAATTAAGATGACATCACGAGGGCCGGTTATTTTTAAGCAGGAGCGCACCGGACAAGACGGTCAGCCGTTTATCATGTATAAGTTCAGGTCGATGAAAGTGAAGGAAGTCGATTCGGAAACAACGTGGACACCGAAAGATACGGATGCGAAGACAAAATTCGGGGATTTTTTACGAAAAACAAGCCTTGATGAGCTGCCGCAGTTCTATAACGTGCTGATCGGCAATATGAGTGTCATCGGGCCCCGGGCAGAGCGGCCATATTTCGTGGAGAAGTTTAAGGAGGAAATACCGAAATACATGGTCAAGCACCAGGTCCGGCCGGGGATTACCGGCTGGGCGCAGGTGAATGGGCTGCGCGGCGATACATCGATTCGCGACCGTATCAATCACGATATTTACTATATTGAAAACTGGAGCTTTTTGCTTGATTTGAAAATCGTGCTGCTGACGATTAAGGGGGGCCTGATAAACAACGGCGAGTGA